The proteins below come from a single Crossiella sp. CA-258035 genomic window:
- a CDS encoding ferredoxin: protein MKITVDQDRCCGAGTCVLLAPEVFDQREEDGIVVLLAEQPPAALHETIREAAAVCPAAAITVRE from the coding sequence ATGAAGATCACCGTGGACCAGGACCGGTGCTGCGGCGCGGGCACCTGCGTGCTGCTCGCGCCGGAGGTGTTCGACCAGCGCGAGGAGGACGGCATCGTCGTGCTGCTGGCGGAACAGCCGCCCGCGGCGCTGCACGAGACGATCCGCGAGGCCGCCGCGGTGTGCCCGGCCGCGGCGATCACGGTGCGCGAGTGA
- a CDS encoding TetR/AcrR family transcriptional regulator: MGAMTTSRAARAQATREQILTAAERLFAEHGVFAVSNRQVAEAAGQGNNTVVGYHFGTKADLVRAVIRRHATAMERRRDPMVAEVAGSREVRDWITCLVRPLTDHLASLGSPTWFARFAAQVMTDPSLRPIMEEEALTSPSLHRIVDGLHRSLPDLPGEVRDERGGMLRHLMVHMMAERELALAEHTHTPRSSWQDAGTGLIDALVGLWLAPVTKEEP, encoded by the coding sequence ATGGGGGCCATGACCACCAGCAGGGCGGCGCGGGCCCAAGCCACCAGGGAACAGATCCTCACCGCCGCGGAACGGCTCTTCGCCGAGCACGGCGTGTTCGCGGTGTCCAACCGGCAGGTCGCCGAGGCCGCCGGGCAGGGCAACAACACCGTGGTCGGCTACCACTTCGGCACCAAGGCCGACCTGGTGCGGGCGGTCATCCGCAGGCACGCCACCGCGATGGAGCGGCGGCGCGACCCGATGGTCGCCGAGGTCGCCGGCAGCAGGGAGGTCCGGGACTGGATCACCTGCCTGGTCCGCCCGCTCACCGACCACCTGGCCTCGCTGGGCAGCCCGACCTGGTTCGCCCGCTTCGCCGCGCAGGTGATGACCGACCCGTCGCTGCGCCCGATCATGGAGGAGGAGGCGCTGACCTCCCCCAGCCTCCACCGGATCGTCGACGGACTGCACCGCAGCCTGCCCGACCTGCCCGGCGAGGTCAGGGACGAACGCGGCGGCATGCTCCGCCACCTGATGGTGCACATGATGGCCGAACGCGAGCTCGCCCTCGCCGAGCACACCCACACCCCCAGGTCCAGCTGGCAGGACGCCGGCACCGGCCTGATCGACGCGCTGGTCGGACTGTGGCTGGCCCCGGTCACGAAGGAGGAACCATGA